A part of Puntigrus tetrazona isolate hp1 chromosome 21, ASM1883169v1, whole genome shotgun sequence genomic DNA contains:
- the crebrf gene encoding CREB3 regulatory factor, with protein sequence MLKIKFSSEIDKKIGRLRRGRWQKSFRQGTEDLCSAMPQPSISGMDPPFGDAFQNCSFTDQALTSTDLLANSSDPDFMYELDRDMTCRQSPRGDIFTVGDCKDLDSMDHLPELVDNDPAYSSNFEQWDTYWEDLTKYTRLTSCDIWGTKEVDFLGLDDFSSPYQDEEVIGRTPTLAQLNSEDSQPVCDTLYHPDLLVGQKQLLFPPPTMAKKTNKLSSSATSASSSRNPLPDFPEGSQKATWPVPSSTDTMARAQLQGPSKASPALLDNMDYVRKAKVRISGPRKPIVESSTQISVSASPLIQEHKTSASQVSEDPAVVAANTASSVSCEKRLEPPKRDAPTCPGPEIGTLRTVPHKLPFSAETLLTVSALGSDTSAADKKKEEEHNYSLFLTRARLAGKATADMEEEEEEEEEGEEEEEEEEGEGLDLDDEDHDEGFGSEHELSENEEEEEEEEDEDYEGDKDDYVSDAFSEQGCDTDMVDDVKGLTAGISRKRGKRRYFWEYSEQLIPSKQERMLKPSEWDRDTLPSNMYQKNGLHHGKYTLKKSRRTDVEDLTPNPRKLLQIGNELRKLNKVISDLTPVSELPLTARPRSRKEKNKLASRACRLKKKAQYEANKVKLWGLGTEYDRLLFVINAIKEQIVSRVQDISHDKGTSMTEKLDKLIEDTLVQPPVAGQTSDFVNQILENTGKGDPTGGLVGLRVPTSKV encoded by the exons atgcttaaaattaaattttcttcAGAGATTGACAAAAAGATAGGGCGACTGAGACGGGGGAGGTGGCAGAAAAGTTTCCGTCAAGGAACTGAAGATCTGTGCTCTGCAATGCCTCAG CCCAGCATTAGCGGAATGGATCCTCCCTTTGGGGATGCCTTTCAAAACTGCTCTTTTACTGACCAGGCACTGACCAGCACGGACCTGTTGGCTAACAGTTCTGACCCAGATTTCATGTATGAACTG GATCGGGACATGACTTGTCGCCAGAGCCCTAGAGGAGATATTTTCACAGTCGGAGACTGCAAAGACTTGGACAGCATGGATCATCTACCTGAGCTGGTAGACAATGACCCTGCTTACAGCTCAAACTTTGAGCAGTGGGACACATACTGGGAGGACTTGACTAAGTACACTCGCCTCACCAGTTGTGATATCTGGGGCACCAAGGAAGTTGATTTCTTGGGCCTTGATGACTTTTCCAGCCCTTACCAGGATGAGGAGGTGATAGGTCGAACACCCACCCTGGCCCAGCTCAACAGTGAGGACTCGCAGCCAGTTTGTGACACTCTTTACCATCCGGACTTGCTGGTGGGTCAAAAGCAGCTTTTGTTTCCACCTCCCACCATGGCCAAGAAGACCAACAAACTCAGCAGCTCTGCAACCAGCGCTTCATCGAGCCGCAACCCTCTGCCTGACTTCCCCGAGGGATCCCAGAAAGCTACCTGGCCTGTTCCCTCCAGCACTGACACAATGGCCAGGGCCCAGCTTCAAGGCCCTAGCAAAGCCTCGCCCGCACTTCTGGACAACATGGATTACGTTCGCAAAGCCAAGGTACGCATCAGCGGACCACGAAAACCTATAGTAGAGAGCTCCACCCAAATTAGCGTTTCTGCCTCCCCTCTTATCCAGGAGCACAAAACGTCAGCTTCGCAGGTCAGCGAGGACCCTGCCGTCGTCGCTGCTAATACAGCATCCTCCGTTAGCTGCGAAAAGAGACTGGAGCCTCCTAAACGAGATGCACCGACTTGTCCCGGTCCAGAAATAGGGACCCTGAGGACGGTGCCACACAAACTCCCCTTCTCTGCAGAAACCTTGCTCACCGTGAGTGCCCTTGGATCCGACACGTCTGCCGCTgacaaaaaaaaggaggaagagCACAACTACTCGTTATTCCTAACCAGGGCCAGGCTTGCAGGGAAGGCGACTGCTGACatggaagaggaggaagaagaggaagaagaaggcgaggaagaggaagaagaggaggagggagagggATTGGATCTAGACGACGAAGACCATGACGAAGGGTTTGGCAGTGAACATGAGCTTTCGGAgaatgaagaggaagaggaggaagaggaggatgaagattACGAGGGCGACAAAGACGACTACGTTAGTGATGCGTTCTCAGAGCAAG GATGCGACACTGATATGGTTGATGATGTCAAAGGTCTGACGGCTGGAATTTCCAGAAAGAGGGGAAAACGTCGATACTTTTGGGAGTATAGCGAGCAGCTCATCCCATCCAAACAGGAGCGCATGCTGAAGCCCTCCGAATGGGACCGAGACACACTTCCCAGCAACATGTACCAAAAGAATGGCCTGCACCATG GAAAATACACACTGAAGAAGTCACGGCGGACGGATGTGGAAGATCTTACTCCAAACCCTCGAAAGCTACTTCAGATTGGCAACGAACTGCGGAAACTCAATAAAGTCATTAGTGACCTGACGCCGGTTAGTGAGTTACCTCTAACCGCTCGACCTCGGTCTCGAAAGGAGAAGAACAAGCTTGCATCCAG GGCCTGCAGGCTCAAAAAGAAAGCTCAGTACGAAGCCAACAAAGTCAAGTTATGGGGCCTTGGAACTGAATATG ATCGTTTGCTGTTTGTGATCAATGCAATCAAAGAACAGATAGTCAGCAGAGTACAGGATATCTCGCATGACAAAGGAACAAGCATGACCGAGAAGCTGGATAAACTCATTGAGGATACCTTag TGCAGCCACCAGTTGCCGGCCAGACTTCAGACTTTGTGAATCAGATCCTGGAGAACACTGGGAAAGGAGATCCCACCGGAGGGCTGGTGGGGTTGCGCGTGCCCACGTCGAAGGTGTAG
- the bnip1b gene encoding vesicle transport protein SEC20, producing MASSSDVHVRICGQEIIKYDLEIKALIQDIRECCGPQAVLLDLNSTVKEKFSQLRQRIQDMEQMAKEQDRETDKQAILSETEGHRKQMLSNQMAWRKANLACKLAIDNLEKDELLQGGDPVRQRKATKESLVQTSSDITESLMSISRMMAQQVQQSEETIGSLAASSRTVLETNEEFKAMTGTIHLGRKLILKYNRRELTDKLLIFLALALFLATVLYILKKRLFPFI from the exons ATGGCGTCCTCCTCTGATGTACATGTACGAATTTGTGGGCAAGagattattaaatatgatcTTGAAATCAAGGCTCTTATTCAG GACATAAGAGAGTGCTGCGGGCCGCAGGCGGTGCTTTTGGATCTGAACTCTACAGTGAAGGAAAAGTTCAGCCAGTTAAGACAGAGGATTCAG GACATGGAACAGATGGCAAAAGAACAAGACCGAGAGACTGATAAACAAGCGATCTTGAGTGAGACGGAAGGCCATCGGAAGCAGATGTTAAG TAACCAGATGGCGTGGAGGAAGGCAAATCTGGCCTGCAAGCTGGCCATTGACAACCTGGAGAAGGACGAACTGCTTCAAGGAGGTGATCCGGTTAGACAAAG GAAGGCCACTAAAGAGAGTTTGGTGCAGACATCCAGTGACATCACAGAGAGTCTGATGAGCATCAGCCGGATGATGGCCCAGCAGGTGCAGCAGAGCGAGGAGACCATCGGAAGTCTGG CCGCATCCTCAAGGACTGTGCTGGAGACGAATGAAGAGTTTAAGGCCATGACGGGAACCATTCACTTGGGGCGAAAACTTATCCTGAAATATAATCGGCGTGAACTGACCGACAAACTGCTGATCTTTTTAGCTCTTGCTCTGTTTCTGGCTACAGTGCTCTACATCCTGAAAAAGAGACTCTTTCCCTTCATTTAG
- the stc2b gene encoding stanniocalcin-2 has translation MRVPLTIGVFILFLAVRRTHATDSSGAHDTSQEKSLNIQKRRLSLQNTAEIQQCLVNAGDVGCGMFECFNNNSCEIRGLHDICMTFLHNAGKFDSQGKSFIKDALKCMAHGLRHKFSCVSRKCLAVKEMVFQLQRECYVKHNLCSAVRENVNVMVEMIHFKDLFPKGPHVELVNILLGCGEEVRVAIARRIRTQCEQNWGALCGSLSLCALGKTENQAGSTLAPVPDITTPPGASGNSLPPASPHLPEADGETVWTLTEDENQSSGPQDNASDTEKELKRSLNATKRR, from the exons ATGCGTGTGCCACTGACTATAGGagtgtttatattgtttttggcGGTGCGGCGAACACACGCGACTGATTCCAGCGGCGCTCATGACACCTCGCAAGAGAAATCACTGAACATCCAGAAGAGAAGACTCTCTCTGCAGAACACAG CGGAGATTCAGCAGTGTCTGGTGAATGCAGGTGATGTGGGCTGTGGGATGTTTGAGTGCTTCAACAACAACTCCTGCGAAATCCGTGGACTACACGACATCTGCATGACGTTCCTCCACAACGCTGGCAAATTTGACTCCCAG GGAAAATCGTTCATCAAAGATGCCCTCAAATGCATGGCCCATGGACTTCGCCACAAGTTCAGCTGCGTCAGCCGCAAGTGTCTGGCCGTGAAAGAGATGGTGTTCCAGCTGCAGCGAGAGTGCTACGTCAAACACAACCTCTGCTCTGCCGTGAGGGAGAACGTCAATGTCATGGTGGAGATGATCCACTTCAAGGACCTGTTTCCTAAAGG GCCCCACGTGGAGTTAGTGAACATCCTGCTGGGATGCGGCGAGGAGGTGCGCGTCGCCATCGCCCGCCGAATACGAACTCAGTGCGAGCAGAACTGGGGAGCTCTGTGCGGGAGTCTGAGTCTCTGTGCCCTCGGAAAAACGGAGAACCAGGCCGGTTCCACCCTCGCCCCCGTCCCAGACATCACCACCCCACCGGGAGCCAGCGGCAACTCCCTCCCTCCCGCCAGCCCGCATCTCCCCGAGGCCGATGGCGAAACGGTCTGGACGCTCACAGAAGATGAAAATCAGTCCTCAGGTCCTCAAGACAACGCCTCCGATACCGAAAAAGAGCTAAAGAGGTCTCTGAATGCCACCAAGAGGAGGTGA